The following are encoded in a window of Phaseolus vulgaris cultivar G19833 chromosome 3, P. vulgaris v2.0, whole genome shotgun sequence genomic DNA:
- the LOC137805908 gene encoding nod factor hydrolase protein 1-like: MLRFLFLPFFFLITVTRSTSDIKAIYWLQQPLFPPQAINTSLFTHVYYAFLAPNNATYQLHVPNSTAATLATFTATLRPSVAPLISIGGANSSSDLFAAIASNAAARAAFINSTIDVARAFGFHGVDLDWEFPRTADEMNDLGQLFREWRAAIASEASATSRKPLLLTATVYFSVDYFLSETASLRYPVGSINDNLDWINVMSYDLNGPWSNLTGPPAGLFNPKSNASVDYGLRSWIRGGVIPKKVVMGLPLYARTWQLLDPSVHGIGAPAVGAGTGLDGAMALFQVLEYNNETGANVVYDKETASVYSYSGSNWVGYDDPVTVAVKVGFAQSLYLRGYFFWAAGLDTSDWKVSTQALNSWTLCINEKGGVN; this comes from the exons ATGTTGCGTTTTCTGTTTTTACCATTTTTCTTTCTCATAACCGTTACAAGATCCACTTCTGACATCAAAGCCATATATTGGCTTCAACAACCACTTTTCCCTCCTCAGGCCATAAACACATCACTCTTCACTCACGTTTACTATGCTTTCCTTGCACCCAACAACGCCACCTACCAACTCCACGTTCCAAACTCCACCGCCGCAACCCTCGCCACGTTCACCGCCACCCTCCGCCCCTCCGTCGCCCCTCTCATCTCTATAGGCGGCGCTAACTCCAGCTCCGACCTCTTTGCCGCCATTGCCTCCAACGCCGCCGCCCGTGCTGCTTTCATCAACTCCACCATTGACGTCGCACGCGCCTTCGGCTTCCACGGCGTTGACCTTGATTGGGAATTCCCTCGCACCGCGGACGAAATGAACGATCTCGGACAGCTCTTCAGAGAGTGGCGCGCCGCCATCGCCTCCGAGGCCTCCGCCACTTCCCGGAAACCTCTCCTCCTCACCGCCACCGTGTACTTTTCCGTCGATTACTTTCTCTCCGAAACGGCGTCGTTGCGATACCCGGTGGGTTCCATTAACGATAATTTAGATTGGATCAATGTTATGAGTTACGATCTTAATGGGCCGTGGAGCAACCTTACTGGGCCTCCTGCTGGGCTCTTTAACCCGAAAAGTAATGCTAGCGTGGACTATGGGTTACGGTCCTGGATCCGGGGCGGGGTTATTCCTAAGAAGGTGGTGATGGGTTTGCCGCTTTATGCGAGGACGTGGCAGTTACTTGACCCGAGTGTTCATGGAATCGGGGCTCCAGCTGTTGGGGCGGGTACCGGGTTGGATGGTGCAATGGCGCTGTTTCAGGTGTTGGAGTATAATAACGAAACGGGTGCGAATGTGGTGTATGACAAGGAAACGGCGTCGGTTTATTCTTACAGTGGTAGTAATTGGGTCGGGTACGATGACCCGGTAACGGTGGCGGTTAAGGTTGGGTTTGCTCAATCTCTTTATCTTCGTGGATATTTCTTTTGGGCTGCAGGCCTCGATACCAGCGATTGGAAAGTCTCGACACAAG CTCTAAATTCATGGACACTTTGCATAAATGAGAAAGGAGGAGTGAACTGA
- the LOC137807470 gene encoding cysteine-rich receptor-like protein kinase 10, whose product MPSNVIVFFTVYLIFISFKSHSFADNPSWVKAGYYYSGSEISASDIKATLFTHLLCAFAFINSTTYNISINSSEEQKFSTFTNTVKLQNPSVSTLLSIWGGKRDSSVFNSMLNQSSYRKLFIDSSIRTARFYGFHGIDLTGAWPSSQVTNFGTLLKEWRAAITSEARNSTKPELLLVMAGYYLKASDTLSYPFDSMQENLDWVHFVAYDYYLPKMDNVTAFHAALYGSSDWKNTDSGIREWRRRGFSSKKLLIGLPYHGYAWKLVTPAPNSGVGTPASGPAVTMDGSMAYKLIKSYIKSFGNGVVSHYNASCVVNQFCVASTTWVNFDDVEVIRAKVSYAKENGLLGYNVFQVGNDENWELSRGAAQAVDEEIEDHHKKRLLIIVLLATLTLVLLLGIVFCYYHIGTVATVTKILYKLRYLPGAEKDIDANGSDLTIFSYLTIKVATNNFSKDNRLGEGGFGTVYKGKLRKGQEIAVKRLSETSNQGPEEFKNEIALTARLQHVNLVRLLGYCTKRDEKILIYEYLQNKSLDNFLFDPTKSILLDWNKRVNIIEGVTQGLLYLQEYSNFTIIHRDLKSSNVLLDENMNPKISDFGMARIFRKYDLEANTERIVGTYGYVPPEYVRKGIYSTKYDVYSFGVLLLQIISGKRTSCYYGMHENMTLLEYAYGLWREGRGVEFVDPSLDDTTSPCKIMRCMQVALLCVQENSADRPSMLEVDSLLKNDGAVIGTPKMPAFSVQKRGDEEETSHSGIKFYSINDVTISQLAPR is encoded by the exons ATGCCTTCTAATGTCATCGTTTTCTTCACTGTCTATCTCATCTTCATCTCTTTCAAATCTCACTCCTTTGCAGATAACCCTTCCTGGGTGAAAGCCGGTTATTACTATTCTGGCAGTGAAATTTCTGCTTCAGACATCAAAGCCACGCTTTTCACTCACCTCTTATGCGCTTTTGCCTTCATAAACTCCACCACCTACAACATCTCCATCAACTCTTCGGAGGAGCAAAAGTTCTCCACCTTCACCAACACGGTGAAGCTCCAAAACCCATCTGTTTCAACGCTTTTATCCATCTGGGGTGGCAAGAGGGACTCTTCGGTGTTCAACTCAATGCTAAATCAATCTTCTTACAGGAAGCTTTTCATTGATTCTTCCATCAGAACAGCCAGGTTCTATGGCTTTCACGGTATAGACCTTACTGGGGCGTGGCCAAGTTCCCAGGTTACCAATTTTGGAACCCTTTTGAAGGAGTGGCGTGCTGCAATAACTTCTGAGGCAAGAAACTCTACCAAGCCAGAGCTGTTGTTGGTGATGGCAGGTTACTACCTTAAGGCTTCGGACACCTTGAGTTACCCCTTCGATTCAATGCAGGAGAATTTAGATTGGGTGCACTTTGTGGCTTATGATTACTATCTCCCTAAGATGGACAATGTCACGGCTTTTCATGCGGCTCTGTATGGTTCATCTGATTGGAAAAACACTGATTCTGGCATCAGAGAGTGGAGGAGGAGGGGGTTCTCGTCTAAGAAGCTATTAATTGGGTTGCCTTATCATGGATATGCGTGGAAACTTGTGACTCCTGCACCAAACAGTGGCGTGGGAACCCCAGCTTCGGGACCAGCCGTCACAATGGATGGTTCCATGGCTTATAAGTTGATAAAGAGTTACATTAAATCCTTTGGAAATGGAGTTGTTTCACATTACAATGCAAGTTGTGTGGTGAACCAGTTTTGTGTTGCGTCCACCACTTGGGTTAATTTTGATGATGTGGAGGTCATCAGGGCCAAAGTTTCTTATGCAAAGGAAAATGGGCTACTTGGTTACAACGTGTTCCAAGTAGGCAATGACGAAAATTGGGAACTTTCAAGAGGGGCAG CTCAAGCTGtagatgaagaaattgaagatCATCACAAGAAGAGGTTGCTAATAATTGTTCTGCTTGCTACTTTGACTTTGGTGCTTCTGTTGGGAATTGTATTCTGCTACTACCACATAG GCACAGTAGCCACTGTTACCAAAATATTGTATAAACTGAGATATTTACCAGGAGCAGAAAAGGATATCGATGCAAATGGTTCTGATTTGACAATATTCAGCTATCTCACTATTAAAGTGGCAACAAATAACTTCTCAAAAGATAATAGGCTTGGAGAGGGTGGATTTGGCACAGTGTACAAG GGCAAATTACGGAAGGGTCAGGAAATAGCTGTGAAAAGACTCTCAGAAACCTCAAATCAAGGCCCTGAAGAGTTCAAGAATGAAATCGCACTTACAGCAAGACTACAACATGTGAATTTAGTTAGACTTCTGGGTTACTGCACAAAAAGGGATGAGAAGATTCTGATCTATGAATACCTGCAAAACAAAAGCTTAGATAATTTCCTCTTTG ATCCAACGAAATCAATTCTTTTAGACTGGAACAAGCGTGTGAATATCATTGAAGGCGTTACTCAAGGCCTTCTTTATCTCCAAGAGTACTCAAATTTTACTATAATTCACCGAGATCTTAAATCTAGTAATGTTTTGCTAGATGAAAATATGAATCCAAAGATATCCGATTTTGGTATGGCTAGAATTTTCAGAAAGTATGACCTTGAAGCAAACACAGAAAGGATAGTTGGAACATA TGGGTATGTACCTCCTGAGTACGTGAGAAAAGGCATATACTCAACCAAGTACGATGTTTATAGTTTTGGAGTTCTTCTCTTGCAAATCATAAGCGGAAAGAGGACTTCATGTTATTATGGCATGCATGAAAATATGACCCTTTTGGAATAT GCATATGGGTTGTGGAGGGAAGGAAGAGGTGTGGAGTTTGTTGACCCTTCATTGGATGATACAACATCTCCTTGTAAAATCATGAGATGCATGCAGGTAGCTCTGCTGTGCGTTCAAGAGAACTCTGCAGATAGACCTTCCATGTTGGAAGTTGATTCACTGCTGAAGAATGATGGTGCAGTTATTGGTACTCCCAAAATGCCTGCCTTTTCAGTTCAGAAACGTGGAGATGAGGAAGAAACATCTCACAGCGGAATCAAATTTTATTCAATCAATGATGTTACAATTTCTCAACTGGCACCAAGATGA